Proteins from a genomic interval of Desulfofustis limnaeus:
- the yihA gene encoding ribosome biogenesis GTP-binding protein YihA/YsxC: MDYLETTFVISAHRLDQLPTDELPEIAFAGRSNVGKSSLLNTLLNRKQLAKVSSRPGKTTGLNFFLVQQSLYFVDLPGYGYAKVGKEQRFSWGKLISAYLETRKQLAGVVVIMDLRHGVKQLDSELLHWLRRQSIPFLAVYTKADKLSGNERTRQAALLDAGHGISSADRVVFSSVNRLGRELLLEKIQKLGEGSRAS, encoded by the coding sequence ATGGACTACCTCGAGACAACGTTTGTCATCAGTGCGCATCGTCTCGATCAGTTGCCGACCGACGAATTGCCGGAGATTGCTTTCGCCGGTCGCTCCAACGTGGGCAAGTCCAGTCTTCTGAACACGCTTCTCAATCGCAAGCAGCTGGCCAAGGTGAGTTCCCGTCCGGGCAAGACCACCGGCCTCAATTTCTTTCTGGTTCAGCAATCGCTGTATTTCGTCGATCTTCCCGGGTATGGTTATGCCAAGGTGGGCAAGGAGCAGCGCTTTTCCTGGGGCAAACTGATCTCCGCCTATCTGGAAACCAGAAAACAGCTGGCCGGGGTCGTCGTCATCATGGATCTGCGACACGGCGTCAAACAGCTCGACAGCGAGCTTCTCCACTGGCTTCGCCGCCAATCCATCCCCTTTCTTGCAGTCTACACCAAGGCCGACAAGTTGTCCGGCAACGAACGAACCAGACAGGCGGCTCTTCTCGACGCCGGTCATGGTATCAGCAGCGCCGATCGTGTGGTCTTTTCCTCGGTAAATCGCCTGGGCAGAGAGCTGCTTCTTGAAAAAATCCAAAAGCTTGGGGAAGGTTCACGCGCGTCTTGA
- the hisG gene encoding ATP phosphoribosyltransferase yields the protein MNILKLGLPKGSLEKATIELFEKAGWLIKPAARNYFPKIDDPELDCSICRPQEMSRYIEGGMLDAGITGKDWTLENGSDAVIVADLIYSKVSNKPTRWVIAVAGDSGIRTIEDLQGKRIATELVNVTRRFFESRGIDVSIEFSWGATEAKVVSGLADAIVEVTETESTIRAHGLRIIHELMESNTQLIANKQSWADPWKRHKIENISLLLQGALRADRIVGLKMNVEDKDLDQVVDILPSLNAPTIAHLYQSNWFSVETVVSEDIVRDLIPRLIARGAQGIIEYPLNKVI from the coding sequence ATGAATATCCTGAAATTGGGACTACCGAAAGGCAGTCTGGAAAAGGCCACCATCGAGCTGTTTGAAAAAGCCGGCTGGTTGATCAAGCCCGCCGCTCGTAACTATTTTCCTAAAATAGACGATCCCGAGTTGGATTGTTCCATCTGTCGGCCCCAGGAAATGTCCCGCTACATCGAAGGGGGCATGCTCGATGCCGGTATTACCGGCAAGGACTGGACGTTGGAAAACGGGTCAGATGCGGTGATCGTGGCCGATCTGATCTATTCCAAGGTGAGCAACAAACCGACCCGGTGGGTGATCGCCGTGGCCGGCGATTCCGGCATTAGAACCATCGAGGATCTGCAGGGGAAAAGGATCGCCACGGAACTGGTCAACGTGACCAGACGTTTTTTCGAGTCCCGCGGGATCGACGTATCCATCGAATTTTCCTGGGGAGCAACCGAGGCCAAGGTCGTCTCGGGACTGGCCGATGCCATCGTCGAGGTAACCGAGACCGAAAGCACCATTCGGGCACACGGTTTGCGCATTATTCACGAATTGATGGAATCCAACACCCAGTTGATCGCCAATAAGCAATCCTGGGCTGATCCGTGGAAACGGCACAAAATCGAGAATATCTCCCTGCTGTTGCAGGGGGCTCTCCGAGCCGACCGGATCGTCGGGCTGAAGATGAACGTCGAGGACAAGGATCTCGATCAGGTGGTTGACATCCTGCCCAGTCTCAACGCTCCCACCATAGCCCATTTATATCAATCCAACTGGTTCTCGGTGGAGACCGTCGTCTCCGAGGATATCGTCCGGGATCTCATTCCCCGTTTGATTGCCAGAGGCGCCCAGGGCATCATCGAATATCCGTTGAACAAGGTGATCTGA
- the hisI gene encoding phosphoribosyl-AMP cyclohydrolase translates to MTMITINFDKSPDGLVPAIVQDAVSGTVLMLAYVNREALEQTVRTGHAHYWSRSRKKLWKKGETSGHVQLVQEVRIDCDADTILYLVEQRGGAACHEGYQSCFYRRLEGDDLHIIGERIFDPESVYQK, encoded by the coding sequence ATTACCATGATAACCATTAACTTCGATAAGTCGCCGGACGGCCTGGTGCCGGCCATTGTCCAGGATGCAGTCAGCGGTACCGTATTGATGCTTGCCTATGTGAACCGTGAGGCGCTCGAGCAAACCGTACGTACCGGTCACGCCCATTATTGGAGCAGGTCTAGAAAAAAACTGTGGAAAAAGGGTGAGACGTCGGGGCACGTGCAACTGGTGCAAGAGGTGCGCATCGACTGTGATGCGGATACGATCCTCTATCTCGTCGAGCAACGTGGCGGCGCCGCATGCCATGAGGGCTATCAGTCCTGCTTCTACCGCCGGCTCGAGGGAGACGACCTGCATATCATCGGCGAGCGGATTTTTGATCCGGAGAGCGTGTACCAGAAATAA